A stretch of Henckelia pumila isolate YLH828 chromosome 4, ASM3356847v2, whole genome shotgun sequence DNA encodes these proteins:
- the LOC140862958 gene encoding lipoamide acyltransferase component of branched-chain alpha-keto acid dehydrogenase complex, mitochondrial isoform X1, producing the protein MVCWKIYQKNQWRCDRWWRWISSAAAPPLRVASVEREKFVNSVQDPVFPNPRTKYYSQSHHKREYFSVPFGIRWCSLTTQTMADLPVGGLVDVPLAQTGEGIAECELLKWFVQEGEEVEEFQPLCEVQSDKATIEITSRYKGKVSKVLHVPGNIVKVGETLLKMVVDENASIGIDENASILPSIDIAQDCKFNELDVVDSLLKNEKIRGVLCTPAVRNFAKQLGVSIEDVLGTGHDGRIVKEDILNYAAKKSIFKQNEDSSVEHFLGDKKSPNISSTWDYEDRSLPLRGFHRAMAKSMSLAAKIPHFQYVEEIKCDALLNLRASFQKDISNLGIKFTFLPFLVKSLSMALSQYPLLNSCFNEESQEVTLKGSHNIGVAMATSHGLVVPNIKKVQSLSIVEITKELSRLQELALSNKLSSDDVSGGTITVSNIGTIGGKFGSPLVNVPEVSIIALGRIQKIPHFNEDGNLYPALIMTINISSDHRVLDGATVARFCNAWKHFVEKPELLMLHMR; encoded by the exons ATGGTTTGCTGGAAAATTTACCAGAAAAATCAGTGGAGATGTGATAGGTGGTGGCGGTGGATTTCCTCTGCTGCGGCTCCGCCGCTAAGGGTGGCGTCcgttgagagagaaaaatttgtgAATTCGGTTCAAGATCCCGTTTTTCCCAATCCCAGAACAAAGTATTATTCACAAAGTCATCATAAAAGAGAATAT TTTAGCGTTCCATTTGGGATCAGATGGTGCTCTTTAACAACTCAAACCATGGCTGATCTTCCGGTTGGTGGACTGGTTGATGTTCCTTTGGCACAGACTGGTGAAGGTATAGCAGAATGCGAACTTCTAAAATGGTTTGTGCAGGAG GGTGAAGAAGTTGAAGAATTCCAGCCTCTTTGTGAGGTTCAAAGCGATAAAGCAACCATAGAGATAACCAGTCGCTACAAAGGCAAAGTTTCCAAGGTTCTCCATGTTCCTGGAAACATTGTAAAG GTTGGAGAAACTCTATTGAAGATGGTTGTTGACGAAAATGCTTCTATTGGAATTGATGAAAATGCTTCTATCCTTCCAAGCATTGATATTGCACAGGATTGCAAATTCAACGAATTAGATGTTGTGGATTCTTTGCTGAAAAACGAAAAGATTCGTGGAGTGTTATGCACACCTGCTGTACGTAATTTTGCCAAACAATTAGGTGTAAGCATCGAAGATGTTCTTGGAACTGGTCATGACGGAAGGATCGTTAAAGAAGATATCTTGAATTATGCAGCGAAAAAAAGCATTTTCAAGCAAAATGAGGATTCATCCGTCGAACATTTTCTAGGAGATAAAAAATCCCCAAACATTTCATCCACATGGGACTATGAAGATAGATCGCTCCCACTGAG GGGTTTCCATCGTGCAATGGCTAAATCCATGTCCTTAGCGgcaaaaattccacattttcAATATGTTGAAGAGATAAAATGTGATGCCCTCCTTAACCTCAGAGCATCCTTCCAAAAAGATATTTCCAATTTGGGTATCAAGTTTACGTTCCTTCCGTTTTTGGTAAAGTCTCTTTCAATGGCATTGAGTCAATATCCTTTGCTGAATAGTTGCTTCAATGAAGAATCACAAGAAGTGACCCTCAAAG GATCTCACAATATTGGAGTTGCAATGGCGACTTCACATGGTTTGGTTGTACCCAACATTAAGAAAGTTCAATCTCTCTCCATCGTCGAG ATAACAAAAGAGCTTTCGCGATTGCAAGAACTTGCTCTATCCAACAAGCTTAGTTCCGATGATGTTTCTGGTGGGACTATCACGGTAAGCAACATCGGCACTATCGGAGGAAAGTTCGGTTCCCCTCTGGTCAATGTGCCTGAAGTGTCGATCATTGCATTGGGACGAATCCAAAAAATTCCTCATTTCAATGAGGATGGAAATTTGTATCCCGCTTTAATAATGACG ATAAATATAAGTTCTGATCATAGAGTTTTGGATGGTGCAACCGTTGCAAGGTTCTGCAACGCATGGAAACATTTCGTTGAGAAGCCAGAGCTCCTAATGCTCCACATGAGATGA
- the LOC140862958 gene encoding lipoamide acyltransferase component of branched-chain alpha-keto acid dehydrogenase complex, mitochondrial isoform X2, giving the protein MADLPVGGLVDVPLAQTGEGIAECELLKWFVQEGEEVEEFQPLCEVQSDKATIEITSRYKGKVSKVLHVPGNIVKVGETLLKMVVDENASIGIDENASILPSIDIAQDCKFNELDVVDSLLKNEKIRGVLCTPAVRNFAKQLGVSIEDVLGTGHDGRIVKEDILNYAAKKSIFKQNEDSSVEHFLGDKKSPNISSTWDYEDRSLPLRGFHRAMAKSMSLAAKIPHFQYVEEIKCDALLNLRASFQKDISNLGIKFTFLPFLVKSLSMALSQYPLLNSCFNEESQEVTLKGSHNIGVAMATSHGLVVPNIKKVQSLSIVEITKELSRLQELALSNKLSSDDVSGGTITVSNIGTIGGKFGSPLVNVPEVSIIALGRIQKIPHFNEDGNLYPALIMTINISSDHRVLDGATVARFCNAWKHFVEKPELLMLHMR; this is encoded by the exons ATGGCTGATCTTCCGGTTGGTGGACTGGTTGATGTTCCTTTGGCACAGACTGGTGAAGGTATAGCAGAATGCGAACTTCTAAAATGGTTTGTGCAGGAG GGTGAAGAAGTTGAAGAATTCCAGCCTCTTTGTGAGGTTCAAAGCGATAAAGCAACCATAGAGATAACCAGTCGCTACAAAGGCAAAGTTTCCAAGGTTCTCCATGTTCCTGGAAACATTGTAAAG GTTGGAGAAACTCTATTGAAGATGGTTGTTGACGAAAATGCTTCTATTGGAATTGATGAAAATGCTTCTATCCTTCCAAGCATTGATATTGCACAGGATTGCAAATTCAACGAATTAGATGTTGTGGATTCTTTGCTGAAAAACGAAAAGATTCGTGGAGTGTTATGCACACCTGCTGTACGTAATTTTGCCAAACAATTAGGTGTAAGCATCGAAGATGTTCTTGGAACTGGTCATGACGGAAGGATCGTTAAAGAAGATATCTTGAATTATGCAGCGAAAAAAAGCATTTTCAAGCAAAATGAGGATTCATCCGTCGAACATTTTCTAGGAGATAAAAAATCCCCAAACATTTCATCCACATGGGACTATGAAGATAGATCGCTCCCACTGAG GGGTTTCCATCGTGCAATGGCTAAATCCATGTCCTTAGCGgcaaaaattccacattttcAATATGTTGAAGAGATAAAATGTGATGCCCTCCTTAACCTCAGAGCATCCTTCCAAAAAGATATTTCCAATTTGGGTATCAAGTTTACGTTCCTTCCGTTTTTGGTAAAGTCTCTTTCAATGGCATTGAGTCAATATCCTTTGCTGAATAGTTGCTTCAATGAAGAATCACAAGAAGTGACCCTCAAAG GATCTCACAATATTGGAGTTGCAATGGCGACTTCACATGGTTTGGTTGTACCCAACATTAAGAAAGTTCAATCTCTCTCCATCGTCGAG ATAACAAAAGAGCTTTCGCGATTGCAAGAACTTGCTCTATCCAACAAGCTTAGTTCCGATGATGTTTCTGGTGGGACTATCACGGTAAGCAACATCGGCACTATCGGAGGAAAGTTCGGTTCCCCTCTGGTCAATGTGCCTGAAGTGTCGATCATTGCATTGGGACGAATCCAAAAAATTCCTCATTTCAATGAGGATGGAAATTTGTATCCCGCTTTAATAATGACG ATAAATATAAGTTCTGATCATAGAGTTTTGGATGGTGCAACCGTTGCAAGGTTCTGCAACGCATGGAAACATTTCGTTGAGAAGCCAGAGCTCCTAATGCTCCACATGAGATGA